The genomic DNA CTTGGAAGAATTCGGTCATTGGACATTCTCTTTGATGAAGATGTTAAGGGGGATATCGCCACGATCGGGACCGACGGGTTGCCCGTCGGCCAGATCGCGCATGATGGACATGGCGCGGGTGATGGCGCGGGCGGGGTCCTGATCGATCACCAGATCGAACAGGTCCGCGCGCAGTCCGGCCCGGGTGGTTTCGGTCAGTTCGTGCAGGATCGTCACGGGGCGGAACACGGAATTGGCCTGCGACAGCGCTGTCACAAGACCCGCATTGCCGGCGCCGATGGCATAGATCCCCATCAGCGGCGCGTCGGCCATGGCCTGCCCCGCGATGGCGGCAATACGGCCCGCATCGTCGAAACCTTCGGCGACGGGCAGCACGGTCAGCGCCGGAAACTCGGCCTGCAGAACCTGCCGGAATCCCAGCAACCGCTGCGCGTGGTCGCGCGCGGCCAGCGAACCTGCGATCACCAGCACCGGCCCACTGGGCTTGCGCATGAAACGGCCCATGAAACTGCCCGCCATCCGGCCGGCGGTTTCGTTGTCCGGCCCGACATAGATATCGCGACTGTCGCCGCCGACGTCCGACACCAGCGCAAGGATGCGGACACCCGCAGCGCGCAGGCGGGCCAGCTCTGCCCTGACCGCGGGCACATCGGTCACCATGACGGCGGCGCAGTCGGTCTGCGCGGGGTCGATCCGCCGCAGCGCCGCGACCTGTGCTGCCGGATCGAATGTTTTTGAGGATCGCACGTCAACCAAGACGCGATCCTTGCGATATCGGGCCGACTCGGTGTCGATGGCGGCGATCAGGTGACGCACGAAAGAGGACTGCCCGGCCGGCAGCAGGAACGTGAACCGATAGCCACGACCACGCGACAAGTTCGCCGCGAACTGGTCGCGCACATATCCTGTCTTTTCGACTGCAAAATGGACTTTTTCGACGGATTTCGCCGCAACGCCACCGCGGTTGTTCAACACGCGGTCGACCGTCGCCAGACTGACCTGCGCTTCGCGCGCGACATCGTGAATCGTCGGTCTGTCCATGGCATCCTCCCGCCCGCAGACCTAGCAATCAGGAATGAGGAACGTCAATCATTTTCTGCCGCATCCAGACGACGCGGGGTGTAGGCAAAGGCGGAAAACCGCGCCTCTGCCCCTTGCCCGGTGATATCAAAGGCCATCATGCCGACAAAGGCGCCGGTGAACGACGCATGTTCACCCTGCGCGCCCTCGTCCGAGACATGAAAGGCGTCCCTAGCGGACCCCAGCGGCTGCACACCGTCACCGGCGCCCCAAAAGAACTGCTGCACGGCACCGCGCACCTGAACCGACAGCGTGATCGGTCCGTCCGGGATCGGCACCGGCGCAATCGGATGGTCCAGCCGCCCCGCAGGCCAGTCGCCATTGCAAGAGATCAGCGTCAGACACCGCTGCCCGCCTTCCGATGTCACGAAGGCCCCGTGGAACTTGTGACGGTTGTAATAGGTCACCAGACCCGCGGCCTGCTGATAGACCTGCGGCGCGAAATGAAGGATCGTGCTGGCATCATAGGCCGCATCTTCCTGCCTGCGGGCGACCAGCGATTGTTCGAACCAGCTGCCGATGCTCTCTCGCCCCGTCAGGACCAGCGCACCATCGTCGATCCGGAACAGCCGCTCCGGCTGCGGCGTGCGCAGCCACTGGAATTCGGGCGGCAGGCTGTCGAAGCGGTCGTGTGCGACGGCGCCACGCGGTGCGGTCTCGGCCTCCAGCGCCACCGTCTCGGGCGGCAGCAGGCCACCGCCTTCCAGATAAAGCCAGTCGTCGCGCCAGACGCAGCGGGCGATGCCCGTCTCGCGCCCCGTGGCGCAGAACGGCTTGCCATCGTGCATCAGCGGGCGGCCCATCAGATAGGTATGCCAAGGGGTGCCATCCGGCGCCTCGACATATTGCCCATGGCCGGTGCGCTGGACGGGATGATCCGGCACACCCTTGGTCGAGATGACGTGCTTGTCCGGGTGATCCGCGTAGGGCCCCGCGATCTGCCGGGACCGGGCGAGCGTGACGGCGTGGTCATATCCCGTGCCGCCCTCGGCGGTGGTCAGGTAATACCAGCCGTTGCGGCGGAACAGGTGCGGCGCCTCTGTCAGGCCCCGGTCGGTGCCGGCGTAGATATTGGTGACCGGCCCGAACAGGCCCCGGTCCGGCGACCATTCCTGCAGGACGATCCCGTCGAACCGGTCGTTGACGGGGTTCACGCCGGACCCTTTCTGCCGGTGGTTCCACTGCATGTTGACGAACCATTTGCGCCCGTCGTCATCGTGGAACAGCGACGGATCGAAGCCGCTGGAATTGACATACCACGGATCGGTCCAGTCGCCGTCGATGGCCTCGCAGGTCGTGATGTAGTTGTGGGCGTCCTTCCAGTCGCCCTCCAGCCGTTTGACGTCCGTATAGACCAGCCAGAATTTCCCGTCCGCATAGGACAGGCAGGGCGCCCAGATGCCGCCGCTGTCGGGATTGCCGCGCATGTCCAGAAGTGCTGCACGGTTCAGGGGTCGCGCCACCAGCGTCCAGTTCGCCAAGTCCGTGCTGTGGTGGATCTGGACGCCCGGATACCATTCAAAAGTCGAGGTCGCGATGTAGTAATCGTCCCCCACCCGGCAGATGGACGGATCGGGATTGAAGCCGGGCAGGATCGGATTGCGGATCATGGATTACTCCGGTGCGTTGTCGGACAGGCTGGATTGGGCCCACAGGTTGATCGCCTGATCGCCTGCGTGCTTGTCGATCTGCGCCAGTTCATCGGCGGTGAAGTCGAGGTTGCCGCACGCCCCTGCGCAATCCACGATCTGGCTGGGCTTGCTGGCCCCGATCAGCGCCGTCGTGATGCCGCCGTCGCGCAGCACCCATGCAATCGCCATCTGCGCCAGCGTCTGGCCGCGTGATTGCGCGATGTCGTTCAGGGCGCGAATGCTTTCCAGCGCCTGTTCCGTGATCAGCGACTTGTCCAGCGACTTGTCCTGCGCGGCACGACTGTCGTCGGGAATCCCGTTCAGGTATTTCGTGCTCAGCATCCCCTGCGCCAGCGGCGTGAACGCAATCGACCCGATCCCCAGATCGGCCAGCGTGTCTTTCAGCCCGTCGGTTTCGACCCACCGGTTGAACATGTTGTAGCTGGGCTGATGGATCAGCATCGGCACGCCCATGTCGTCCAGAATGGCGACCGCTTCGCGCGTCTTTTCCGTGTTGTAGCTGGAAATCCCCGCGTAAAGCGCCTTGCCCGAATTCACGATGTCGGCCAGCGCGCCCATCGTTTCCTCCAGCGGTGTGTCGGGATCGAAGCGGTGGGAATAGAAGATATCGACGTAGTCGAGCCCCATCCGCCGCAGCGATGCATCGCAGGACGCCATCAGATACTTGCGGCTGCCCCATTCGCCATAGGGGCCATCCCACATGCGATAACCGGCCTTGGAGCTGATGATCAGCTCGTCCCGGTAGCCCGCAAAATCGGTCTTCAGGATCTCGCCAAAGGCTTCCTCGGCGCTGCCCGGCGGCGGGCCGTAGTTGTTGGCGAGGTCAAAGTGCGTGATGCCAAGATCGAACGCCGTCTGGCACATCGCGCGTTTGTTGCTGTGATTGCTGTCCCCGCCGAAGTTGTGCCACAGGCCGAGCGACACGGCGGGCAGTTTCACCCCCGATGCGCCGCAGCGGCGGTAGGTCATCTTTTCATAGCGGTCTTCGGCGGGGGTATAGGTCATGCGTCGTCTTTCAATAGGGCGCGGGCGGCGTCGGGGCCAAGGGCCGCAGGCCGGTCGCAGGTTGTCGTCATGTCGATAAACTGGCCCAGCTCGCCAGATTTCAAGATACTGGTCATGACATCGGTCACATGCACCGCCAGTTCCAGCCCGCAGCGATGGGGGCGGTCCTCAGTGATCCCGGCGGCCATATCGGCTAAGCCCGCCGTGCGATAGTTCGCGCGGGGGGTCTTGCCGTCCAACTCCCAGTTCAGCTTGCCAAACGGATGGTCCCAGACCGGCACCTCGGTCACGGTGCCGTCGGCGTCGGCCTGTTCCAGCGCGCCGCCAAAGTGGTTGGGATCGGGCACGAAGAGCGCACCTTCGGTGCCGTAAAGCTCCATATTGGCATGGCGGTGCTTCTTGACGTCCCAGCTGACGTTCAGGGTGACAGTCGCACCATTCTCGAACGACAGCAGGGCGTGAATCGTGGTGGGCGTCTGCACCGGGATCGTTTCGCCCGCGCGCGGCTGCGACGTGATCGTGCGTTCCGTCTGGGCCGAGGTCGCCAAGGCGGCAACCCGCTTCACCGGCCCGATCAGCTGCACGAGATTGGTGATGTAATACGGCCCCATGTCCAGCACCGGACCGCCGCCGGGCTTGAAGAAGAAGTCCGGATCGGGGTGCCACATCTCCATCCCCGGGCCCATGAAGTGGGCCGTGCCGGAGGTCACTTTGCCGATACCGCCCGCGTCGATGATCTGTCGCGCTTGCTGATGCGCCCCGCCCAGAAACGTGTCCGGAGCGGACCCTATGCGCAAGCCCTTGGAGGCCGCGAGGTCGGCCAGCGATTTGGCCTGTTTCAGCGTCAGGACCAGTGGCTTTTCCGTATAGGCGTGCTTGCCTGCATCAAGGATGCGCCTGGTCACGTCGTAATGGGCGTCGGGGATCGTCAGGTTCACGATGATGTCGATGTCGTCGGACGCCAGCAGATCGCTGACGATGCGCGCCTTCAGACCGAATGCCTTGGCCTTGGCCAAGGCCGCCTCCTCGTTCATGTCGGACACGGCGACGAAACGTATGTTCTTGTAGGTCGGCGCCAGCGTCAGGTAGGCGGTCGAGATGTTGCCGCAGCCGATCAGGCCGACATTCATAACAGTCATGGGACGTCTCTTTTACAGGGATTGCATGGTGGCCAGCGCGCGGCTGGCAAAGCGGTTGTCGTCGGCGGGCTTGTCGTGTTCCATCACGAACAGATCGCAACCGGCCGCCTTCAATGCGCGGAAATGTGCAGGCCAGTCCAGCGTGCCGTGGCCTGCGTCTGCCCAGCCGTCCTCGTCCGCGTTCTCGCCCGCAGGTGCGCGGTCCTTGACGTGCGCTGCGATGATGCGGTCGCCGTATCGGGCAATCACGTCTGCCGGGTCCTTGCCCGCGACGGCCGCCCAGGCGACGTCGAATTCAAACCCGACGTTGTCCTGCGCCAGAATGATGTCGATCGGCAACTCTCCCGACGGCAGCGCCTTGAATTCGAAATCATGGTTGTGCCATCCGAAATCGAATCCTGCGTCCTGCAGCGGCTTGCCCGCCGCCGACAGGCGCTTGGCGAAACTGGTCCAGCCTTCGGCGTCCGTGGGGCGCTGGTCGGGCAGGATGAAGGGGACGATGATCTTCTCGATGCCCAGCGCGCGGGCGATCTTCATTGTCTGCGCCGCATCTTCGGCCACCAGGTCCATCGCGAAATGCCCCGACGGCATGGTCAACCCGGTCTCGTCCATCGCGGTCTTCGTGGCGTCCAGATCTGCGTAGACCGGGCCGTAGCCTTCGACGTGGGCATAGCCAAGTGCGGCCAACATGCCGAGCGTGTCGGACAGTGGGCCGAAGTTGCGCGAGCTGTAAAGCTGGTAGGAAAAGTCAGTCATGGGTCTGTCCTCAGGTGGTGTAAGTGGCACTGTGCAGGTCGCGCAGCGTGAAGGTGGGACTGGCCGCCGGGTCGGCGGGCGTGAACCGCAGGGTCGCGGACTGCCCGGGGGCAAGGTGGATGGCGTTGCGGTCGAACCGGCCGGGCACGGAGGCCTCTGCCGTCACGTAGAAGGCCATGGCCTGCGCGGTAACGCTCAGCACGTGGACCTCTCCTTCGCGGATCGTATCGCAGGTCAGATGCGCAGGCAAAAGGTCGTAGGCCTTGTAGGGTTTGGGCGCAAAGACGTCGCCGCCGGTGCTGCCGTCACTGGCGGTCCAGCCAAAGGACAGCATCTCTTGGCGCTCCAGCGCGACTTTCGGCACGCGCAGCACGTCCGTGGCACTGTCCGTGACCTCTGCCCCGCCCTGCCCCAGATCGCGCGTGCTGCCGTCCATCGCGCAAGCGCAGGCGGTCACGCTCACCGTGACCGCGTCGCGTCGGTCGTTTACCGCACGCAGCACCAGACCGTCGCCGTCTGGCATGACGACCACGGTGACGGGGGCGTAGAAATCGCGGCTCAGGTGATGCAGCACCTTCCACCCGCCGCCATAGTCGAGAGACGCCCATGAACACACCGGCCATGTATCGTTCAACTGCCAGATCAGCGTGCCCATGCAGTGCGGTTTCAGGCCGCGCCATTGCGTGACAGCAGTCTTGATCGCCAGCGCCTGCTGGACCTGGCTGACGTAGACGAAGTTCTCGAAATCCACCGGAAAGCGGAAAGTGCGGAACATGGTTTCCGCGATGCGGGCGTTGCCGCCGTCATTTTTCTGATGCGCCTCCATCACCGGGGCGGCGATGTTGAAGTCTTTCGGGTCGGCGAACTGGCGGATGACGTCCATCGACGGGTAGCTTTGGAATCCGAACTCGGAACAAAAGCGGGGCGCGACGTCGCGGTAGTGGTCGAAATCGCGCCCTTCGTGCCAGACCGACCAAAAGTGCATGTCGCCGCTGCTGTCGTCGTGCCACGCATCGCCAAAGGACAGCGGCCCGGTCGAGGGGCTGGAGGGCCACCAGTTGGCGTGCGGGTCGGTCTCTCGCAGCGCATCCGCGATACAGCGGTTCAGGCGGTCGTAGTTCACCAGATAGCGGTCGCGGTCATTGCGACTGACGTCATACCACGTCAACGCGCCGACCAACTCGTTGTCGCCGCACCACAGCGCGATGCAGGCGTGGTGATGCATGCGGGCGACGTTGTCGTGCACCTCGGCCCGCACATTCGCCAGATAGGCGGGGTTGGAAGGATAGAGGTTGCAGGCGAACATGAAGTCCTGCCAGACCAGCAGGCCCAGTTCGTCGCAGGTGTCATAGAAGCTGTCCGGCTCATACCGCCCGCCGCCCCAGACGCGGACCATGTTCATATTGGCATCCACGGCGGATTGCAGCAGGGCGCGGGTTTTCGCGTCGGTAATGCGTCCCGGCAAGGCGTCTGCAGGGATCCAGTTTGCGCCTTTGCAAAACGTGTCGTGGCCGTTCACGCGGACCTTGAAGCCAAGTCCCGCGGCATCGGGTTCAGCCACCAGCTCCATCCGGCGCAGGCCCAGATGGCGGGTCGCGGTCGCGGCCCCGGCGGTGACGGTCAGGTCGTACAGATGCTGCGCACCAAGCCCGGCTGGCCACCACAGGACAGGTTCGGGCACAGCGATTGTCACCTGACAAAACCCGTTCCGGCTGTCGGCCGTCACCATCTGGCCGGCGAGTGACACGGTGACCGGCCCCTCGTGATGCTTCGTATGCACGCCGACCGTGACGGTCACACCGTCGCCGTGGTCCTGCGCGATCGCCAGCCGGTCGATCCGCGCGGCCTGCGACGGCTCCAGCCGCAGCGTGCCATAGACGCCCGAGGTCGCCAGCGCGATGTTCCAGTCCCAGCCGAAATCACAGGCAGGCTTGCGCAGGAAATTGCCATAGGGGATCGGGCAGTTCTTGGACCACGGCACCGGGAAGGGATGCGCGTCCGACAGCGCCTTGCCCGCCGCGACGGGCGAATGGAACGTGATGGCGATGGTGTTGCGGCCTGCGCGCGCAGCCTCACCCAATCCGGCGCGGTAGGTACAAAAGGCATTCGCGGCCTCCAGCACCACCACATCGTTCACGCGGACCGTCGCCACCGTGTCGAGTTCCGAGATCACCAGATCGACCGCGGGATCGGCCAGATCGAAATCCCGGGTCAGGGTCCAGTCCGCCGCGCAGATCCAGCGCAGGTCGTATTCATTCTGACCGGCGTAGGGATCGGGGATCAGGGCGGCATCCTGCAGCGCGGTGACGATATCCCCCGGCAGGGTCATCGGGGTCGTCAGGGTGCCGTCGGCAGACCGCAGCATCCAGCCACCGGCCAGATCCTGCGTGGTCACAGACGCACCTCGGTGTCCTTGTCGAACAGGGACGCCGCTGCTGGGTCGATGCCGATGGTCAGCCGGTCGCCGGGCTTGACCTGCGCCTGACCATCCATCCGGATGCGGAAGATCTGGCCGCCGAATTCGCAATAAACCAGCGTGTCGGACCCCATCGGTTCGACCAGATCGACGGTGATGTCGGTCGTGTAGGGCGCGGACCGCAGGTTGTCGCCGGTCATCACGTGTTCCGGCCGGATCCCGATGATCGCGGCCTTGCCCTCGGCGGGACGCTCCTTGAACGTGTAGCTGCCCAGCGGCAGGTCATGACCCGGAATGGCGATGGTATCGCCTTTCAGCGTGCCTTCGAAAAAGGTCATCGAGGGCGAGCCGATGAAATCCGCGACATAGAGGTTCTGCGGCTTGCCATAGATCTCGGCCGGCGTGCCCAGCTGCATGATCTTGCCGCCCTTCATGATCGCGATGCGGTCGGCCAGCGTCATCGCCTCGACCTGATCGTGAGTCACATAGATCATCGTGTTCTTGAGGTTATTGTGCAGCCGCTTCAACTCGACCCGCAGATCGGCGCGCAGCTTTGCGTCAAGGTTCGACAGGGGTTCGTCGAACAAGAACACCTCGACGTCGCGCACCAATGCGCGCCCGATGGCGACGCGCTGGCGCTGGCCGCCGGACAGCGCGCCCGG from Loktanella sp. M215 includes the following:
- a CDS encoding LacI family DNA-binding transcriptional regulator yields the protein MDRPTIHDVAREAQVSLATVDRVLNNRGGVAAKSVEKVHFAVEKTGYVRDQFAANLSRGRGYRFTFLLPAGQSSFVRHLIAAIDTESARYRKDRVLVDVRSSKTFDPAAQVAALRRIDPAQTDCAAVMVTDVPAVRAELARLRAAGVRILALVSDVGGDSRDIYVGPDNETAGRMAGSFMGRFMRKPSGPVLVIAGSLAARDHAQRLLGFRQVLQAEFPALTVLPVAEGFDDAGRIAAIAGQAMADAPLMGIYAIGAGNAGLVTALSQANSVFRPVTILHELTETTRAGLRADLFDLVIDQDPARAITRAMSIMRDLADGQPVGPDRGDIPLNIFIKENVQ
- a CDS encoding glycoside hydrolase family 43 protein translates to MIRNPILPGFNPDPSICRVGDDYYIATSTFEWYPGVQIHHSTDLANWTLVARPLNRAALLDMRGNPDSGGIWAPCLSYADGKFWLVYTDVKRLEGDWKDAHNYITTCEAIDGDWTDPWYVNSSGFDPSLFHDDDGRKWFVNMQWNHRQKGSGVNPVNDRFDGIVLQEWSPDRGLFGPVTNIYAGTDRGLTEAPHLFRRNGWYYLTTAEGGTGYDHAVTLARSRQIAGPYADHPDKHVISTKGVPDHPVQRTGHGQYVEAPDGTPWHTYLMGRPLMHDGKPFCATGRETGIARCVWRDDWLYLEGGGLLPPETVALEAETAPRGAVAHDRFDSLPPEFQWLRTPQPERLFRIDDGALVLTGRESIGSWFEQSLVARRQEDAAYDASTILHFAPQVYQQAAGLVTYYNRHKFHGAFVTSEGGQRCLTLISCNGDWPAGRLDHPIAPVPIPDGPITLSVQVRGAVQQFFWGAGDGVQPLGSARDAFHVSDEGAQGEHASFTGAFVGMMAFDITGQGAEARFSAFAYTPRRLDAAEND
- the mgrA gene encoding L-glyceraldehyde 3-phosphate reductase — its product is MTYTPAEDRYEKMTYRRCGASGVKLPAVSLGLWHNFGGDSNHSNKRAMCQTAFDLGITHFDLANNYGPPPGSAEEAFGEILKTDFAGYRDELIISSKAGYRMWDGPYGEWGSRKYLMASCDASLRRMGLDYVDIFYSHRFDPDTPLEETMGALADIVNSGKALYAGISSYNTEKTREAVAILDDMGVPMLIHQPSYNMFNRWVETDGLKDTLADLGIGSIAFTPLAQGMLSTKYLNGIPDDSRAAQDKSLDKSLITEQALESIRALNDIAQSRGQTLAQMAIAWVLRDGGITTALIGASKPSQIVDCAGACGNLDFTADELAQIDKHAGDQAINLWAQSSLSDNAPE
- a CDS encoding Gfo/Idh/MocA family protein, encoding MTVMNVGLIGCGNISTAYLTLAPTYKNIRFVAVSDMNEEAALAKAKAFGLKARIVSDLLASDDIDIIVNLTIPDAHYDVTRRILDAGKHAYTEKPLVLTLKQAKSLADLAASKGLRIGSAPDTFLGGAHQQARQIIDAGGIGKVTSGTAHFMGPGMEMWHPDPDFFFKPGGGPVLDMGPYYITNLVQLIGPVKRVAALATSAQTERTITSQPRAGETIPVQTPTTIHALLSFENGATVTLNVSWDVKKHRHANMELYGTEGALFVPDPNHFGGALEQADADGTVTEVPVWDHPFGKLNWELDGKTPRANYRTAGLADMAAGITEDRPHRCGLELAVHVTDVMTSILKSGELGQFIDMTTTCDRPAALGPDAARALLKDDA
- a CDS encoding sugar phosphate isomerase/epimerase family protein, whose product is MTDFSYQLYSSRNFGPLSDTLGMLAALGYAHVEGYGPVYADLDATKTAMDETGLTMPSGHFAMDLVAEDAAQTMKIARALGIEKIIVPFILPDQRPTDAEGWTSFAKRLSAAGKPLQDAGFDFGWHNHDFEFKALPSGELPIDIILAQDNVGFEFDVAWAAVAGKDPADVIARYGDRIIAAHVKDRAPAGENADEDGWADAGHGTLDWPAHFRALKAAGCDLFVMEHDKPADDNRFASRALATMQSL
- a CDS encoding beta-mannosidase, which codes for MTTQDLAGGWMLRSADGTLTTPMTLPGDIVTALQDAALIPDPYAGQNEYDLRWICAADWTLTRDFDLADPAVDLVISELDTVATVRVNDVVVLEAANAFCTYRAGLGEAARAGRNTIAITFHSPVAAGKALSDAHPFPVPWSKNCPIPYGNFLRKPACDFGWDWNIALATSGVYGTLRLEPSQAARIDRLAIAQDHGDGVTVTVGVHTKHHEGPVTVSLAGQMVTADSRNGFCQVTIAVPEPVLWWPAGLGAQHLYDLTVTAGAATATRHLGLRRMELVAEPDAAGLGFKVRVNGHDTFCKGANWIPADALPGRITDAKTRALLQSAVDANMNMVRVWGGGRYEPDSFYDTCDELGLLVWQDFMFACNLYPSNPAYLANVRAEVHDNVARMHHHACIALWCGDNELVGALTWYDVSRNDRDRYLVNYDRLNRCIADALRETDPHANWWPSSPSTGPLSFGDAWHDDSSGDMHFWSVWHEGRDFDHYRDVAPRFCSEFGFQSYPSMDVIRQFADPKDFNIAAPVMEAHQKNDGGNARIAETMFRTFRFPVDFENFVYVSQVQQALAIKTAVTQWRGLKPHCMGTLIWQLNDTWPVCSWASLDYGGGWKVLHHLSRDFYAPVTVVVMPDGDGLVLRAVNDRRDAVTVSVTACACAMDGSTRDLGQGGAEVTDSATDVLRVPKVALERQEMLSFGWTASDGSTGGDVFAPKPYKAYDLLPAHLTCDTIREGEVHVLSVTAQAMAFYVTAEASVPGRFDRNAIHLAPGQSATLRFTPADPAASPTFTLRDLHSATYTT
- a CDS encoding ABC transporter ATP-binding protein, giving the protein MTIQNPSVSIKHLDLAFGAVKVLQDLNLDIGDGEFLVLLGSSGCGKSTLLNVIAGLLEPTDGQIWIKGKNVTWAEPSERGIGMVFQSYALYPQMTVEGNLTFGLKNARVPKAEIAKRVARAADVLQIEPLLKRKPGALSGGQRQRVAIGRALVRDVEVFLFDEPLSNLDAKLRADLRVELKRLHNNLKNTMIYVTHDQVEAMTLADRIAIMKGGKIMQLGTPAEIYGKPQNLYVADFIGSPSMTFFEGTLKGDTIAIPGHDLPLGSYTFKERPAEGKAAIIGIRPEHVMTGDNLRSAPYTTDITVDLVEPMGSDTLVYCEFGGQIFRIRMDGQAQVKPGDRLTIGIDPAAASLFDKDTEVRL